A window of Argopecten irradians isolate NY chromosome 1, Ai_NY, whole genome shotgun sequence contains these coding sequences:
- the LOC138320132 gene encoding uncharacterized protein, producing MASISLSLLALLALATTSYGAVKQVNLDDNCDMTTTELAVSDKAVISTAGNVPLGGGDCVKKFIALDTLNQCDDAVVLCVNVTAKNTMCYVNAEFTSNSKVLKLDCPPALPAAEWCVNGQREMTLRLYQNPIKDHSPYNFTADVFARCASYDINPNKGGQSSGGRMGPNEEDIIFVDIEEAVHNTRIIGIVVGVCLACMFLVALLITYYYYKNKAYSGVPSDA from the exons ATGGCGTCAATCAGTTTATCACTTCTGGCCTTGTTGGCACTGGCAACCACTTCATATGGAGCAG TGAAACAAGTAAATTTGGATGATAACTGTGACATGACAACAACAGAATTGGCTGTGAGCGATAAAGCAGTTATCTCTACAGCCGGTAACGTTCCACTTGGAGGAGGCGATTGCGTCAAAAAGTTCATTGCCTTGGACACATTGAACCAATGCGATGACGCAGTGGTATTGTGTGTAAACGTCACTGCAAAGAACACCATGTGCTACGTCAACGCCGAATTCACGTCAAACTCCAAGGTCTTG AAATTGGATTGTCCACCGGCATTACCAGCTGCTGAATGGTGTGTGAACGGTCAACGAGAAATGACCCTTAGactgtaccagaaccctatcaAGGACCACAGCCCCTACAACTTCACCGCCGATGTGTTTGCCCGTTGTGCCTCATATGACATCAACCCAAACAAAGGTGGTCAGAGTTCTGGCGGACGAATGGGACCGAACGAGGAAGATA ttATCTTCGTTGATATAGAGGAGGCCGTCCACAACACCCGTATCATCGGTATCGTGGTTGGAGTGTGTCTAGCCTGTATGTTCCTCGTAGCCCTCCTTATcacatactactactacaaaAACAAAGCCTACTCAGGTGTTCCCTCTGATGCATAA